A genomic window from Flavobacteriales bacterium includes:
- a CDS encoding SDR family oxidoreductase codes for MKNKVVVITGASSGIGKACAWHFVKNGSKVVLAARSTDKLKVITNEMKAEGHQVLAVQADVSVEDDCKRLISETIDEFKGIDILINNAGISMRATLEDMDLSVIKKVMDVNFYGTVYCTKYALPYLLKSKGSVVGISSIAGYKGLPARTAYSASKFAMQGFLESLRIENLKKGLHVLIACPGFTASNIRNTALSKDGQIQQESPRDESKMMTAEKVAEYIYSSVIKRQNSLVLTINGKLTVLLNKLLPSLVDRLVYNHLKKEPNSPF; via the coding sequence ATGAAAAACAAAGTTGTTGTCATTACGGGTGCATCTTCAGGAATTGGAAAAGCTTGTGCTTGGCATTTTGTAAAGAATGGCAGTAAGGTTGTTTTGGCAGCTAGAAGTACCGATAAGCTAAAAGTCATTACCAATGAAATGAAAGCAGAAGGACACCAAGTTTTAGCTGTTCAGGCTGATGTTAGTGTTGAAGATGACTGCAAGCGCTTAATCTCAGAAACAATTGATGAATTTAAGGGGATTGATATTTTGATAAATAACGCTGGTATTTCAATGCGAGCTACTCTAGAAGATATGGACCTTTCTGTTATTAAGAAAGTAATGGACGTAAACTTTTACGGAACAGTGTATTGCACTAAATATGCTTTACCTTACCTTTTAAAATCTAAAGGTTCAGTGGTTGGTATTTCTTCAATAGCTGGCTATAAAGGTTTGCCTGCAAGGACTGCTTATTCGGCTTCAAAGTTTGCGATGCAAGGTTTTCTAGAATCCCTACGAATAGAGAACTTAAAAAAAGGATTACATGTTTTGATTGCTTGCCCTGGCTTTACAGCTTCAAACATTAGAAATACCGCTTTGTCTAAAGACGGGCAAATTCAACAAGAAAGCCCTAGAGATGAAAGTAAAATGATGACTGCTGAAAAAGTAGCAGAATACATTTATTCTTCAGTTATCAAACGACAAAATTCATTAGTTTTAACGATTAATGGAAAACTTACCGTACTTTTGAACAAACTTTTACCAAGTTTAGTTGATCGTTTAGTTTACAATCATTTAAAGAAAGAACCTAATTCACCTTTTTAA
- a CDS encoding shikimate kinase, with the protein MTIFLVGYMGCGKSTLGKKLAHNLKHDFIDLDSYIEEQEGRTIKEIFADDGEDYFRKLERVYLHRVIDTENVVISVGGGTPCFFDNMEQMNEYGMTVYINMHPKALIPRLQLSEAFRPLIAGMEGEVLLDYVYKTLREREGFYHKAQKVVTGYNLSAKKLQEYCLED; encoded by the coding sequence ATGACCATTTTTTTAGTCGGCTATATGGGTTGCGGAAAAAGCACCCTTGGAAAAAAACTTGCACACAACCTTAAACATGATTTCATAGACCTTGATTCTTACATAGAAGAACAAGAAGGTCGTACTATCAAAGAAATTTTTGCTGATGATGGAGAAGACTATTTTAGAAAACTAGAACGAGTTTATCTTCACAGAGTGATTGACACTGAAAATGTTGTAATTTCTGTTGGAGGGGGTACGCCATGCTTCTTTGATAATATGGAACAAATGAATGAGTATGGTATGACGGTATATATTAATATGCACCCTAAAGCCCTCATCCCAAGATTACAACTTTCTGAAGCTTTCAGACCTTTGATTGCTGGAATGGAAGGTGAAGTGTTGTTAGATTATGTTTACAAAACTTTAAGAGAAAGAGAAGGGTTTTATCACAAAGCCCAAAAGGTAGTCACTGGTTACAACCTCTCTGCTAAAAAGCTTCAAGAGTACTGTTTAGAAGATTAG
- the hutH gene encoding histidine ammonia-lyase, protein MHKIDNTYLTLDKLHRIIYEEVSIELSEDAISKIQSCRSFLDDKTNQNNPIYGINTGFGSLCNESISSDKLEDLQINLVVSHACGFGDEVPASIVKLMLFLKVQSLSYGFSGVQLETVNRLIDFYNNDIFPVIYQQGSLGASGDLAPLAHLSLPLLGLGEVYYKGNKIKSEQMLKDMGWEPIRLKSKEGLALLNGTQFMSAYALHSLFNSYKLSYIADLTGAISLDAYDGRIEPFNELVHLIRPHKGQLKTAKNISEFLDGSELISSEKVNVQDPYSLRCIPQVHGATKDALEYAKNTIITEINSVTDNPNVFANEGKVISAGNFHGQPLALVMDHLAIALSELGSISERRIYLLISGQRGLPAYLTPNAGLNSGFMIPQYTAASIASQNKQLCTPASVDSIVSSNGQEDHVSMGANAATKLFKVAENTERILSIELMTASQALSFRGKSSSDFIESFVGSFRNDVPVITNDVVLHDKMKLSLQFIQDLSFEESLLY, encoded by the coding sequence ATGCATAAGATTGATAATACATATTTGACCTTAGATAAGTTGCACAGAATTATATATGAAGAGGTTTCTATAGAATTATCAGAAGATGCTATTTCAAAAATTCAAAGCTGCAGATCCTTTTTAGATGATAAAACCAATCAAAATAACCCTATATATGGTATAAATACAGGTTTTGGTTCTTTGTGTAATGAATCTATCTCTAGCGATAAATTAGAAGATCTTCAGATCAATTTGGTTGTTTCTCATGCTTGTGGTTTTGGTGATGAAGTTCCGGCTTCAATAGTCAAACTAATGTTATTTCTTAAGGTACAATCTCTATCTTACGGATTTTCAGGAGTACAACTAGAAACGGTAAATAGGCTTATCGATTTCTACAATAACGATATTTTTCCAGTAATATACCAACAAGGCTCATTGGGTGCCTCTGGCGATTTAGCGCCATTAGCGCATCTCTCACTTCCTTTACTAGGATTGGGTGAAGTTTATTACAAAGGAAATAAAATTAAATCTGAGCAGATGTTAAAAGATATGGGTTGGGAGCCCATACGTTTAAAATCTAAAGAAGGGTTAGCATTACTTAATGGGACTCAGTTCATGAGCGCATATGCTCTCCATTCTCTTTTTAATTCTTATAAATTATCTTATATAGCAGATTTGACAGGTGCAATTTCTTTAGATGCATATGATGGAAGAATTGAACCATTCAATGAATTGGTTCACCTTATTCGTCCTCACAAAGGACAATTAAAAACTGCCAAAAATATTTCTGAATTTTTAGATGGGAGTGAACTTATAAGCTCTGAAAAAGTCAATGTTCAAGACCCCTATTCTCTTCGTTGCATCCCTCAAGTCCATGGAGCTACTAAAGATGCCTTAGAATACGCTAAAAACACCATTATTACTGAAATTAATTCAGTCACAGACAATCCTAACGTTTTTGCTAATGAAGGAAAGGTTATTTCTGCAGGTAACTTTCATGGTCAGCCTCTGGCTTTAGTTATGGATCATTTAGCTATAGCTTTATCGGAGTTAGGTAGTATTTCAGAACGAAGAATTTATCTTTTAATATCAGGACAAAGAGGTTTGCCTGCATATTTAACTCCAAATGCAGGTTTAAATTCTGGATTTATGATCCCTCAATATACAGCGGCTAGTATAGCAAGTCAGAATAAGCAATTATGTACTCCAGCTTCGGTAGATAGTATTGTTTCTTCTAATGGTCAAGAGGACCATGTGAGCATGGGTGCTAATGCAGCAACTAAACTGTTTAAAGTAGCTGAAAATACGGAGAGAATATTGAGTATAGAATTGATGACTGCATCTCAAGCCTTGTCATTTAGAGGTAAGTCATCGTCAGATTTCATTGAAAGTTTTGTAGGAAGTTTTAGAAATGATGTTCCTGTTATTACTAACGACGTTGTGCTTCATGATAAAATGAAGCTATCTCTACAATTTATTCAAGATTTATCTTTTGAAGAAAGCTTATTGTACTAA
- a CDS encoding class I SAM-dependent methyltransferase, with product MSADFKEKYSFLSEKFWQDFILKNYKKPLDKTLLSLSKKADIDSNILAHQLKARQVIETKIPSWKEFNNLIFPKKINIEQCSSELTAQYKSRITKGNLCIDLTGGLGVDSFFISQSFKHTIHCEKDQELQFIADKNFTTLEAQIKSVNTDGITYLKGNDKVYDLIYIDPSRRNENNNKLVQINEYTPNILEHLDVLMGSGKHILIKTSPLLDIKQVIGQLPQLKEIHILAINNECKELLFLVDTQTLPKKTSVICKDLKKDYSFTFEYEQETKSVIKLSQPLNYLYEPNVSILKAGAFKSIANQFNLFKLHKNSHLYTSDKHIHSFPGRCFEIRSIASLNKKEILPLLESNKANITRRNFPLSVNDIRKKLGVSEGGNDYLFATTLKNEEKKILLCKKY from the coding sequence ATGTCCGCTGACTTTAAAGAAAAATACAGCTTTTTATCAGAAAAATTTTGGCAAGATTTTATTTTAAAAAATTATAAAAAGCCTCTAGACAAGACTCTGCTCTCTCTAAGTAAAAAAGCGGATATAGATAGTAATATCTTAGCCCATCAACTTAAAGCAAGGCAAGTTATTGAAACGAAAATACCTTCTTGGAAAGAATTTAATAATCTCATCTTTCCTAAAAAAATAAATATCGAACAATGTTCTTCTGAACTAACGGCACAGTATAAATCTCGAATTACTAAAGGTAATTTATGTATTGACTTGACGGGCGGACTAGGGGTAGATAGTTTTTTTATTAGCCAATCATTTAAGCATACTATACATTGTGAGAAAGATCAAGAACTACAATTTATTGCCGACAAGAATTTTACTACTCTAGAAGCCCAAATCAAATCTGTAAATACTGATGGAATTACATATTTAAAGGGCAATGACAAAGTATATGACTTAATATACATTGATCCATCTAGGAGGAATGAAAATAACAATAAGTTAGTTCAGATTAATGAATACACTCCAAATATTCTAGAACATTTAGATGTGTTAATGGGGAGCGGAAAGCATATTCTTATTAAAACTTCTCCTCTGCTAGATATAAAACAGGTAATTGGACAACTGCCTCAATTGAAGGAAATACATATTTTAGCTATTAATAATGAATGTAAAGAATTGTTATTTCTTGTAGATACACAAACGCTACCCAAAAAAACCTCTGTAATCTGTAAAGATTTAAAAAAAGATTACAGTTTTACATTTGAATACGAGCAGGAGACAAAAAGTGTCATCAAATTATCTCAACCCTTAAATTATTTATACGAACCTAATGTTTCTATTTTAAAAGCTGGTGCTTTTAAATCAATTGCTAATCAATTTAATTTATTTAAACTACATAAGAACAGTCACCTTTACACCTCAGATAAACACATCCATTCTTTTCCTGGTAGATGTTTTGAGATAAGATCAATTGCAAGTTTAAATAAAAAAGAAATACTTCCATTACTAGAAAGTAATAAAGCTAATATCACTAGAAGAAACTTCCCTCTTTCAGTTAATGACATTAGAAAAAAACTTGGGGTTAGTGAAGGCGGAAATGACTATCTTTTTGCTACGACATTGAAAAACGAGGAAAAGAAAATCTTACTTTGTAAAAAATATTAG
- a CDS encoding AI-2E family transporter — translation MNSTLKNSIILIASIIGIVLVFYLKTIVVYLIVSLVLALIGRPIMKLLSKIEIKKRDLPDAIKSVITLIVLLLLFSGFFAIFTPLVMEEARIISSIDFEAVSVELADPINDLENWLKDKHLLNKESSIDDEIGQLFSLTDVKSIFNSAIGILGNSIIALFSILFITFFFLKEKKLYSDLLLSLTPESKSDQVFNVMKNTKQLLSRYFIGIIFQISIITIVVSTGLSILGIKNAILIGFLAGIINVIPYIGPIIGAIIGVIIGISTNLDLDFYSQIIPLSLKICLVFGIMQVIDNFVLQPLIFSNSVKAHPLEIFIIVISAGTLWGVLGMIIAIPFYTLFRVIAKEFLSEFKLVQELTKNI, via the coding sequence ATGAACAGTACTCTAAAAAATAGCATCATTCTAATAGCATCAATTATCGGAATAGTACTTGTTTTTTATCTCAAGACCATAGTCGTATATCTGATAGTTTCTTTAGTATTAGCACTTATTGGAAGACCAATAATGAAGTTGCTAAGCAAAATAGAAATAAAGAAAAGAGATTTGCCTGACGCCATAAAAAGTGTAATCACTCTTATTGTTCTATTATTACTTTTCTCTGGTTTTTTTGCAATCTTCACCCCTTTGGTAATGGAAGAGGCTAGAATAATTTCAAGCATCGATTTTGAAGCTGTATCAGTAGAACTTGCCGACCCTATTAATGATTTAGAAAATTGGCTAAAAGACAAACACCTTTTAAATAAAGAATCGTCTATAGATGATGAAATAGGGCAACTATTCAGCCTAACAGATGTAAAATCTATTTTCAATTCTGCCATTGGAATTTTAGGTAATAGTATCATCGCCTTGTTTTCTATACTTTTCATTACATTTTTCTTCTTAAAAGAAAAGAAGCTATACAGTGACTTATTGTTATCTCTTACCCCAGAAAGTAAAAGTGATCAAGTGTTTAATGTGATGAAGAACACTAAACAGCTACTAAGCAGATATTTTATTGGTATAATATTTCAGATTAGTATTATAACTATTGTTGTTAGTACTGGTCTTTCTATTTTAGGTATAAAAAATGCTATTCTAATTGGATTTCTTGCTGGTATCATTAATGTTATTCCATATATAGGCCCAATAATTGGGGCTATAATAGGAGTCATTATCGGCATTTCTACTAATTTAGATTTAGATTTCTACTCTCAAATCATTCCACTAAGCTTAAAGATATGTTTAGTATTTGGTATAATGCAGGTGATTGATAATTTCGTGCTACAACCCCTTATATTTTCTAATTCTGTAAAGGCACATCCACTAGAGATATTTATCATTGTTATTTCTGCAGGTACATTATGGGGTGTATTAGGAATGATAATAGCCATACCATTTTACACCCTTTTTAGAGTAATCGCCAAAGAATTTTTATCTGAATTTAAACTTGTTCAAGAACTGACTAAAAACATTTAA
- a CDS encoding DUF4159 domain-containing protein — protein sequence MKKLIFLSITLLLFGFSSPSYKIAVLKYYGGGDWYSNPTALNNLILFCNENLGTNINKKYDIVDVGSSDIFNYPFIHMTGHGNVIFSSEESDNLRKYLIGGGFLHIDDNYGMDKFIRPEINKIFPESEFVELPYSHPIYHQTYDFNNGLPKVHEHDAKPSQGFGVFHEGRMVVFYSYESDLGDGWEDPEVHNDSPEIRLKALKMGANIIDFVFSNQN from the coding sequence ATGAAAAAGCTCATTTTTTTAAGTATTACCCTATTGTTATTTGGTTTTTCCTCTCCTTCTTACAAAATAGCTGTTTTAAAATACTACGGAGGTGGCGACTGGTATTCCAATCCTACTGCTCTCAATAATCTCATTCTATTTTGTAATGAAAATCTAGGCACAAACATTAATAAAAAGTATGATATAGTAGATGTTGGAAGCTCTGATATATTTAACTATCCGTTCATTCATATGACAGGACACGGAAACGTTATATTTTCATCAGAAGAAAGTGATAATCTTAGAAAATATTTAATTGGAGGAGGATTTCTACACATAGATGATAATTATGGTATGGATAAGTTTATTAGGCCTGAAATAAATAAAATATTCCCAGAAAGCGAATTTGTTGAGCTACCCTATTCACATCCTATATATCATCAAACCTACGATTTCAATAATGGCCTACCTAAAGTTCACGAACATGATGCTAAACCATCTCAAGGTTTTGGTGTTTTTCATGAAGGTAGAATGGTTGTATTTTATTCCTACGAAAGTGATTTGGGCGATGGCTGGGAAGATCCAGAAGTACACAATGACAGCCCCGAAATACGGCTAAAAGCTTTGAAAATGGGAGCTAATATTATCGACTTTGTTTTTTCAAATCAAAACTAA
- a CDS encoding 16S rRNA (uracil(1498)-N(3))-methyltransferase, which produces MQLFYTPDIDSDEYTLSKDESRHCVQVLRKKLGDTIHLIDGKGGFYKASLIIDNPKSCTLKIESVNRNFGKSDVHVHIAIAPTKKNERFEWFLEKATEIGINEITPIICEHSERKVLKLERMNKILIAAMKQSQRAYLPKLNEPISFESFVTDKNNSECFIAHCKHEDEKKYLKSALNKGANSLILIGPEGDFSSKEIELATKQGFSTVSLGESRLRTETAAIVSCHTINLINQ; this is translated from the coding sequence ATGCAATTGTTTTATACACCAGACATTGATTCAGATGAATACACCCTTTCGAAAGATGAAAGCAGACATTGTGTTCAAGTGTTACGTAAAAAACTTGGTGATACTATTCACCTGATAGACGGAAAGGGTGGCTTTTATAAAGCCTCTTTAATTATCGACAACCCAAAATCATGCACACTCAAAATAGAAAGTGTAAACCGTAATTTTGGCAAAAGTGATGTGCATGTTCATATTGCAATAGCCCCAACAAAAAAGAACGAGCGTTTTGAATGGTTTCTAGAAAAAGCAACAGAAATAGGCATTAACGAGATAACACCTATAATTTGCGAACACTCTGAAAGAAAAGTGTTAAAACTAGAACGCATGAACAAAATATTGATAGCCGCTATGAAACAATCTCAAAGAGCTTATTTACCTAAACTCAACGAGCCTATATCTTTTGAAAGTTTCGTTACTGATAAAAATAACAGCGAATGTTTTATAGCTCATTGTAAGCATGAGGATGAAAAAAAATATCTAAAATCAGCACTTAACAAAGGGGCTAATTCACTTATTCTTATTGGTCCTGAAGGGGATTTTAGCTCAAAGGAAATAGAATTAGCAACAAAGCAAGGTTTTTCAACGGTTTCATTAGGTGAAAGCCGTCTAAGAACAGAAACGGCGGCAATTGTGAGTTGTCATACCATAAATTTAATAAATCAATGA
- a CDS encoding aminotransferase class IV, translating into MLYNQNGFIVRSVQLDVDNRSFLYGDGLFERLRLFNGKVFNRENHHNRLSFSLNELQLNLSVSVSELLNQVEFLANKNGLSSSGSRISIYRNSGGLYTPNTLSAGYIIESIEEDSNSFLLSDGIELGVYDKHLKSKGVLSTIKSSSANLYVLASLEKKSRGLDELLLLNTEERPVEGTNSNLFVVKDDNILTPPLSEGALSGCMRSLAISAFDIEEKCLTLLDVEGADEVFFTNCNGLRWVKKFNNQNSYSSQTSRKIIEVLNGLI; encoded by the coding sequence ATGCTTTATAATCAAAATGGTTTTATTGTACGTTCTGTTCAGCTAGATGTGGACAACCGTTCTTTTCTATATGGCGACGGCTTGTTTGAACGTCTTAGACTTTTTAACGGTAAAGTGTTTAATAGGGAAAACCATCATAATAGACTTTCATTTTCATTAAATGAGTTGCAATTAAACCTTTCTGTTTCTGTTAGTGAACTATTGAATCAAGTAGAGTTTTTAGCTAACAAAAATGGACTTTCTTCTAGCGGTTCTAGAATTTCTATTTACAGGAATTCAGGTGGTTTATATACGCCAAACACTCTTTCTGCTGGTTATATCATTGAATCAATTGAAGAAGACTCCAATAGCTTCCTACTTAGTGATGGAATAGAATTAGGCGTTTATGATAAACACCTTAAATCTAAAGGTGTATTGTCTACAATCAAATCCTCTAGTGCCAATCTTTATGTTTTAGCTTCACTTGAAAAGAAAAGCAGGGGTTTAGATGAGCTTCTATTACTCAATACGGAAGAGCGACCTGTAGAGGGTACAAATTCTAATTTATTTGTAGTTAAAGACGATAATATTTTAACACCACCACTATCAGAAGGTGCTTTGTCTGGCTGTATGCGCTCTCTAGCAATTAGTGCTTTTGATATAGAAGAAAAGTGTTTGACTCTATTAGATGTCGAAGGTGCTGATGAAGTTTTTTTTACTAATTGTAATGGACTTAGGTGGGTCAAAAAATTCAACAATCAGAATAGTTATAGTAGTCAAACTTCAAGAAAAATTATTGAGGTTTTGAATGGATTAATTTAA
- a CDS encoding YqgE/AlgH family protein, with protein sequence MKIIKPEKGRLLISEPNMLDSNFKRSILLLTEHNDKESIGFILNQPTKIKIHDLFEEFPSFDANVHVGGPVEKNTLHYIHSLGNKIEDSIQISENLYWSGNFETLKELIKNKEVNPNDIRFFVGYSGWSTGQLEHELEENAWIVSNEDPKLLFDKNNKYMWRDFIRKMDEEYAIWLNMPENPELN encoded by the coding sequence ATGAAAATAATTAAACCAGAAAAAGGAAGACTATTAATTTCTGAACCCAATATGTTGGATTCAAATTTTAAGCGTTCTATATTACTACTAACCGAACATAATGATAAAGAAAGTATTGGTTTTATTCTGAACCAGCCAACTAAAATTAAAATTCATGATTTGTTTGAAGAATTCCCCTCTTTTGACGCTAACGTTCATGTTGGCGGACCAGTAGAAAAGAATACGCTTCATTACATTCACTCACTAGGAAATAAAATTGAGGACTCAATACAGATTAGCGAAAATTTATATTGGAGCGGCAACTTCGAAACACTAAAAGAACTGATAAAAAATAAAGAAGTTAATCCCAATGATATACGTTTTTTTGTAGGCTATTCTGGTTGGAGTACTGGTCAATTAGAACACGAATTAGAGGAAAACGCATGGATAGTGTCTAATGAAGACCCTAAACTTCTTTTTGACAAAAACAATAAGTATATGTGGCGTGATTTTATCAGAAAAATGGATGAAGAATATGCTATCTGGTTAAATATGCCTGAAAACCCTGAATTAAATTAA
- a CDS encoding MBL fold metallo-hydrolase, translating to MNVYTIDTGYFKLDGGAMFGVVPKVLWSRTNPSDENNLCPWAMRSLLVEDGNRLVLIDNGIGDKQDDKFLKHYYLHGDVNLNNSLEKLGYSADNITDVFLTHLHFDHCGGSVKWNKDRSGFEMAFKNAKYWSNKDHWQWATEPNNREKASFLKENIIPIQESGHLNFVEKEGNLFDGFSTLFVNGHTEAQMIPHIQYKGKTLVFAADLLPSTGHIPLPYVMGYDTKPLVTLTEKEKFLNDAADNGYVIFLQHDNYNECCTVEHTEKGVRLKDTFKLSDL from the coding sequence ATGAATGTGTACACAATTGATACTGGCTATTTCAAACTAGATGGTGGAGCTATGTTCGGCGTTGTTCCCAAAGTTTTGTGGAGCAGAACCAACCCATCTGATGAAAACAACTTATGCCCCTGGGCAATGCGCTCTTTACTAGTGGAGGATGGTAATCGATTGGTGTTAATTGACAATGGCATTGGCGACAAACAAGACGATAAGTTTTTAAAGCATTACTATTTACATGGGGATGTAAACCTCAATAACTCTTTAGAAAAGTTAGGTTATTCAGCAGACAATATTACCGATGTTTTCTTAACACATTTGCACTTCGACCATTGTGGAGGTAGTGTCAAATGGAATAAGGACAGAAGCGGATTTGAAATGGCGTTTAAAAATGCTAAGTATTGGAGTAATAAAGACCATTGGCAATGGGCAACAGAACCGAACAATAGAGAAAAAGCATCATTTTTGAAAGAAAACATTATTCCAATACAAGAAAGTGGACATTTAAATTTCGTAGAAAAAGAAGGCAATTTATTTGATGGTTTTTCTACTCTCTTCGTAAATGGACACACTGAAGCACAGATGATACCCCATATACAATACAAAGGCAAAACCCTAGTGTTTGCAGCCGACTTGTTACCTAGCACTGGTCATATTCCTCTGCCCTATGTAATGGGTTATGACACAAAACCTTTAGTCACGCTAACAGAAAAAGAAAAGTTTTTGAATGACGCTGCCGACAATGGATATGTCATCTTTCTACAACATGATAATTATAACGAATGTTGTACTGTTGAACATACCGAAAAAGGTGTTAGACTGAAAGACACTTTTAAACTTAGCGATTTATAA
- a CDS encoding Mur ligase family protein: protein MKVHLIAIGGSAMHNLALALHHKGFEVSGSDDAIFEPSKSRLDAYGLLPKKMGWFADKIHDGLDAIILGMHARIDNPELIRAQELNIPIYSYPEYIFNQSMDKKRVVIGGSHGKTSITAMVLHVLHHFKINCDYMVGAKLDGFDTMVKLTSDAPIIILEGDEYLSSPIDRRPKFHWYKPHIAILSGIAWDHINVFPTFENYIDQFRIFKNDVKDVLFYCNDDKVLSNLCEEDSICRLESYSTPKHSIENGITYLIDGKDKFRLEIFGEHNLQNLNAAMLVCQELGINKSDFYTAISSFKGASKRLELVKRGDNAVVYKDFAHSPSKLKATSSAMKSQYADRTLVACMELHTFSSLNKDFLKEYLGAMDTPDIAIVYFSKAAIAHKKLEDLSVEQVHTAFGRKDLMVFTESNELQAYLKSLVWKDQNLLMMSSGNFDGIDFGTLAEDLLVS from the coding sequence ATGAAAGTACATTTAATAGCAATTGGCGGTAGCGCAATGCATAACTTAGCCTTGGCTTTACATCACAAAGGTTTTGAAGTATCGGGCTCGGACGATGCTATTTTTGAACCTTCTAAAAGTCGACTTGACGCTTATGGATTATTGCCCAAAAAGATGGGTTGGTTTGCCGATAAAATTCACGATGGACTAGATGCTATTATTTTAGGTATGCACGCTAGAATTGATAATCCCGAGTTAATTAGGGCTCAAGAGTTAAATATTCCCATCTATTCTTACCCTGAGTATATCTTCAACCAAAGTATGGATAAGAAAAGGGTAGTGATAGGGGGTAGCCATGGTAAAACATCTATCACAGCTATGGTTTTGCATGTATTACACCATTTTAAAATAAATTGCGATTATATGGTTGGTGCAAAGCTGGACGGCTTTGATACTATGGTGAAATTAACATCGGACGCACCTATTATCATTTTAGAAGGTGACGAATATCTTTCTTCGCCAATTGATAGGCGTCCCAAATTTCATTGGTATAAGCCACATATAGCGATACTCAGCGGTATCGCTTGGGATCATATTAATGTTTTTCCAACATTTGAAAATTATATTGATCAGTTTAGAATATTCAAAAATGATGTTAAAGATGTTTTGTTCTATTGTAATGATGATAAAGTGTTATCTAATTTATGTGAGGAAGACTCTATTTGTCGATTAGAGTCGTACAGTACACCTAAGCATAGTATTGAAAATGGTATTACTTATTTGATAGATGGAAAAGATAAATTTAGACTTGAAATTTTTGGAGAGCATAATTTACAGAACTTAAACGCAGCAATGTTAGTTTGTCAAGAACTAGGGATAAACAAGAGTGATTTTTATACGGCTATTTCATCTTTTAAAGGAGCCTCTAAGCGATTGGAATTAGTCAAAAGGGGTGATAATGCAGTGGTGTATAAAGATTTCGCTCATTCACCATCAAAGCTTAAAGCCACTTCATCAGCTATGAAAAGTCAATACGCAGATAGGACTTTGGTTGCTTGTATGGAGCTGCATACTTTTTCTAGCTTGAATAAGGACTTTTTAAAGGAATACTTAGGTGCTATGGATACACCAGATATAGCTATTGTATACTTTAGTAAAGCCGCAATTGCGCATAAAAAATTAGAAGATTTAAGTGTTGAGCAGGTGCATACAGCATTTGGCAGAAAAGATTTGATGGTTTTTACGGAATCCAATGAATTACAGGCTTACTTGAAGTCTTTGGTATGGAAAGACCAAAACCTATTAATGATGAGTTCTGGAAATTTTGACGGCATTGACTTTGGTACTCTAGCAGAGGATCTGCTGGTAAGCTAA